One Ananas comosus cultivar F153 unplaced genomic scaffold, ASM154086v1, whole genome shotgun sequence DNA segment encodes these proteins:
- the LOC109704386 gene encoding uncharacterized protein LOC109704386, whose translation MWSDVKPILRPRPDSNDDADYFPSTPRKDWSIGVAKVVSFLAVFMAGLILGSSINAHFGRFYTSQADLFFPRAVYSDCDGNCLSLKHFIKPSHLMHSMTDEELFWRASMVPRMAEYPFQRVPKVAFLFMTRGALPFAPLWDRFFKGHEGLFSVYVHSLPDYRLNVSKESAFHGRQIPSEEVSWGSITLVDAEKRLLANALLDFSNERFVLLSESCIPVYNFPTVYEYLIGSAYSFVHSFFDDSKQCKGRYNRRMAPLIKLSEWRKGSQWFELNRELATSIIADRKYYPLFPKYCRPSCYPDEHYIPTYLYMFHGGSNANRSVTWVDWSRGGPHPAMYGAKDITVEFIQAIRNNGTKCEYNSQPTSVCYLFARKFAPAALEPLLNISSTVMEF comes from the exons ATGTGGAGCGACGTGAAGCCGATTCTGAGACCCCGCCCTGACTCCAACGACGACGCCGATTACTTCCCCTCGACGCCGCGCAAGGACTGGTCGATCGGCGTCGCGAAGGTCGTCTCCTTCCTAGCCGTGTTCATGGCGGGGCTCATCCTCGGCTCCTCCATCAACGCCCACTTCGGCCGCTTCTACACCTCCCAAGCCGACCTCTTCTTCCCGAGAGCCGTGTACTCCGACTGCGACGGGAACTGCTTGTCCCTGAAGCACTTCATCAAGCCGTCACATTTGATGCATTCCATGACTGACGAGGAGCTCTTCTGGAGGGCTTCGATGGTGCCGAGGATGGCGGAGTACCCGTTCCAGCGGGTTCCGAAGGTGGCGTTCTTGTTCATGACCAGGGGAGCGCTTCCGTTCGCGCCACTGTGGGATCGGTTCTTCAAAGGGCACGAAGGGTTGTTCTCCGTTTATGTGCATAGTTTGCCGGATTATCGGCTTAATGTGTCGAAGGAATCAGCTTTCCATGGCCGGCAGATCCCCAGCGAG GAAGTATCTTGGGGCTCCATCACACTAGTTGATGCCGAAAAGCGCTTATTAGCCAACGCACTGCTTGACTTCTCCAACGAGCGCTTTGTCCTCCTATCGGAAAGCTGCATCCCTGTATACAACTTCCCAACGGTATACGAATACCTAATAGGCTCTGCCTACAGCTTTGTCCACTCCTTCTTTGACGACTCCAAACAATGCAAAGGCCGCTACAACCGCCGCATGGCTCCTCTCATCAAGCTCTCCGAATGGCGAAAAGGTTCCCAGTGGTTCGAACTCAACCGCGAGCTGGCCACAAGTATCATAGCCGACCGCAAATATTATCCGCTCTTTCCAAAGTATTGCAGGCCCTCTTGCTATCCTGACGAGCACTATATTCCGacgtacttgtatatgtttcatGGAGGGTCGAATGCAAACAGGAGTGTCACGTGGGTCGACTGGTCGAGAGGTGGGCCCCACCCCGCGATGTACGGGGCGAAGGATATTACAGTGGAATTCATCCAGGCGATTAGGAATAATGGgacgaaatgtgagtataatTCTCAGCCGACTTCGGTTTGCTATCTCTTTGCCAGGAAGTTCGCTCCCGCTGCGCTCGAGCCATTACTCAACATCAGTTCGACGGTGATGGAattttaa